In Trichoplusia ni isolate ovarian cell line Hi5 chromosome 7, tn1, whole genome shotgun sequence, a single genomic region encodes these proteins:
- the LOC113495620 gene encoding cdc42 homolog, with the protein MQTIKCVVVGDGAVGKTCLLISYTTNKFPSEYVPTVFDNYAVTVMIGGEPYTLGLFDTAGQEDYDRLRPLSYPQTDVFLVCFSVVSPSSFENVKEKWVPEITHHQQKTPFLLVGTQIDLRDDAATMEKLAKIKQKPVSLEQGEKLAKELKAVKYVECSALTQKGLKNVFDEAILAALEPPEPARKKKCVVL; encoded by the exons ATGCAGACAATCAAGTGTGTGGTGGTAGGCGATGGTGCCGTCGGTAAAACGTGCCTCCTCATAAGCTACACAACTAACAAGTTCCCATCCGAGTATGTGCCCACTGTGTTTGATAACTATGCTGTCACTGTCATGATAGGAGGGGAGCCATACACCTTGGGCCTCTTTGATACTGCAG GTCAGGAAGACTATGACAGGTTGCGACCACTTAGCTATCCACAAACGGATGTTTTCCTTGTATGCTTCAGTGTAGTAAGCCCCAGTTCTTTTGAAAATGTCAAGGAAAAA TGGGTACCAGAAATAACTCATCATCAACAAAAGACACCATTTCTCCTTGTTGGCACTCAGATAGACTTGCGAGACGATGCTGCTACCATGGAGAAGTTGGCTAAGATTAAACAGAAACCTGTTTCCCTCGAACAGGGCGAGAAGTTAGCAAAGGAACTCAAGGCTGTCAAATATGTTGAATGCTCAGCCCTGACGCAG AAAGGATTGAAGAATGTGTTCGATGAGGCCATACTAGCAGCGCTGGAGCCCCCAGAACCCGCCAGGAAAAAGAAATGTGTGGTGTTGTAA
- the LOC113495619 gene encoding peroxiredoxin-6, with product MLLLGDVFPNFTADTTAGQLNLHDYLGTSWGILFSHPSDFTPVCTTELARVLALLPEFNKRNTKVIGLSCDSISSHVEWCKDIQSYAGCNEDEKFPYPIIEDKNREIASKLCMVDKDELDTTGMPLTARAVFIIDPTKKFRLSFLYPATTGRNFDEILRVLDSLQLTDKAKVATPVDWKVGDDCMVLPTVPEDMIPKVFPQGITVVPLPSGKNYLRKTTCPKV from the exons ATGCTGTTATTAGGAGATGTTTTTCCGAATTTCACTGCAGATACCACGGCTGGACAGTTAAATCTCCACGATTATCTTGGAACATC ATGGGGCATCTTGTTCTCCCACCCATCAGATTTTACCCCAGTATGTACTACAGAGTTGGCTAGAGTGCTTGCACTGCTGCCAGAGTTCAACAAGCGTAACACCAAAGTGATCGGCCTGTCTTGTGACAGCATTTCTTCTCATGTGGAATGGTGTAAGGACATCCAAAGCTATGCAG gttgCAATGAGGATGAAAAGTTCCCTTATCCAATTATTGAAGATAAGAACAGAGAGATTGCTTCAAAGTTGTGTATGGTGGACAAGGATGAGCTGGACACCACCGGTATGCCGTTGACTGCCCGTGCTGTGTTCATCATAGACCCTACTAAAAAGTTCAGACTGTCATTCCTGTACCCAGCCACTACTGGCAGAAACTTTGA tgAAATCTTGCGCGTATTGGACTCTCTGCAGTTGACTGACAAAGCCAAAGTGGCCACTCCAGTGGATTGGAAG GTTGGGGATGACTGCATGGTGCTGCCGACCGTGCCTGAAGATATGATACCTAAAGTGTTTCCCCAAGGCATCACCGTAGTGCCCCTGCCGTCGGGCAAAAACTACCTGCGGAAGACGACTTGCCCGAAAGTCTAG